GCTCGGCGAGGGCGGCACGCCGCTCATCCCCGCCCCGGCGCTCTCCGCGCGCACCGGCGCCGACGTGCACGTCAAGTTCGAGGGCATGAACCCGACCGGCTCCTTCAAGGACCGCGGCATGACCATGGCCATCTCGAAGGGCGTCGAGCACGGCGCGAAGGCCGTCATCTGCGCCTCCACCGGCAACACCTCGGCCTCGGCCGCCGCCTACGCCACGCACGCGGGCATCCAGGCCGTCGTGCTGGTGCCGGAGGGTAAGATCGCGATGGGCAAGCTCAGCCAGGCCATCGCGCACAACGCGCAGCTGCTGCAGGTGCAGGGCAACTTCGACGACTGCCTCGACATCGCCCGCGACCTCGCCACCAACTACCCGGTGCACCTGGTCAACTCGGTGAACCCCGACCGCATCGAGGGCCAGAAGACGGCCGCGTTCGAGGTCGTGGAGGTGCTGGGCGACGCTCCCGACATCCACATCGTCCCGGTCGGCAACGCCGGCAACTACACCGCCTACCACCGCGGCTACACGGAGGACCTCAAGGCGGGCAACTCCACGAAGCTGCCGCGCATGTTCGGTTTCCAGGCCGCCGGCAGCGCCCCGATCGTGCTCGGCCACGCCGTGAAGGACCCGGACACCATCGCGACCGCCATCCGCATCGGCAACCCGGCCTCGTGGGAGCTCGCGCTCAACGCGCGCGACGACAGCGACGGCTGGTTCGGCGCCATCGACGACGCGAAGATCCTGGAGGCGCACCGCATCCTCTCCGCCGAGGTCGGCATCTTCGTCGAGCCGGCGTCGGCGATCAGCGTCGCCGGTCTGCTGGAGCGTGCGGAGGCCGGGGCGATCCCCGCCGGCGCCCGCGTCGTCCTCACGGTCACCGGCCACGGCCTGAAGGACCCGCAGTGGGCCCTCCGCACCGCCGACGGCTCCGACGTGCAGCCGACGGTCGTCCCGGTCGACACGCCCGCCATCGCCGACCTGCTCGGCCTGCGGGCGAACGCCGAGGCGACGGCGTGACGAGGGCCGGCGAGCTGCTCGGCCGCTCGGTCACCGTCAAGGTCCCCGCCACCAGTGCCAACCTCGGCCCGGGCTTCGATACCCTCGGCCTGGCGCTCGCGCTCTACGACGAGCTGACCGTCACGGTCCGGGAGCAGCCCGGCGCGACCGTCGAGGTCGTCGGCGTCGGCGCGGGGGAGGTGCCGACCGACGAGTCGAACCTCGTCGTCCGCGCCATCGCGCACACGTTCGAGTCGGTGGGCGTACCGCTTCCCGGCCTCGACCTGGTCGCGCGCAACAACATCCCGCACGGTCGCGGCATGGGCTCGTCCGGCGCCGCGATCGTCTCGGGCATCATGGCGGCCAAGGGGCTGCTGGAGGGCGTGGTCGACATCGACGCGCAGGGCCTCCTCGCCCTCGCCAACGACATGGAGGGGCACCCCGACAACGTCGCGCCCGCCCTGTTCGGCGGGCTCACGATCGCCTGGGTCACCCCGGACGGACCGCGCTTCAAGAAGCTCATGGTCCACCGCGGTGTCTCGCCGCTCGTGCTCGTGCCGGAGCACGTCATGTCGACCGCGCTCGCGCGCAGCCTCCAGCCGCAGTCGGTGCCCCACGAGGATGCCGTCTTCAACGTCTCGCGCTCCGCACTGCTCGTCGCGGCCCTCATCCAGAGCCCGGAGCTGCTGCACGCGGCCACGGAGGACAAGCTCCACCAGAGCTATCGCGCCTCCGCCATGCCGGAGACCGACCGGCTGATCACGCTGCTGCGCGAGCAGGGGTTCGCTGCCGTGGTGTCGGGCGCGGGGCCGTCCATCCTGGTGCTCGGCAGCGACCCGGGGCAGCGCCTCGCCGCCGCCGAACTGGTCGCGCGGAACGCTCAGACGGCGTGGCAGCCCCTCCACCTCGCGGTGGACTTCAAGGGTGCGACGGTCGTTCCGGCGGCCGTCGTCGCCGCGGACACGCCCGCCGGGGAGCGTCCGTAGCGTCAGGTGCCAGGTGGTAGACTGTGCGTGCATCCGTGAAGAAACCGCGTTACGAGCGGAATCCCGCTTCCGGGTGATCTCTTAGCAATCATGCCGTCATTCCTGCCTGCGCTACCGGATGTCCGGAGCGCGACGCCGCGCGGATCAGAACGCCGGGCGTAAAGGCAGCTCTCATGACGAGTGCTCCACAGCGACGCGCAGATCGCGCGCCGGGGGAAAGGAATCCTCTTCAGTGACTGATGTCGAACTCCACGCCGGGGGCGTGGACACCAGCGACCTGACCTCGCTCAAGGTGGCGGAGCTGCAGGCTCTCGCCGCCGAGTTCGGAATCCCGGGTGCGACCCGGCTCCGCAAGGGCGAGCTGGTCGAGGCCGTCGCGGCCGCCCGTGCCGCCGCGAACGGCGACGCCGCACCCGCGGACGTCGCACCCGCCGCTCCGGCCGCGGCCATCGAGACCGCTACCGCCGAGCCGGTCGTGGAGGCTGCTCCCGCCGCCTCCCAGGTCCTCATCGAGCCGCTCATCGCCGAGCCGGCCGCCGAGGCGGAGCCGACCGTCGGCGAGCCCGTGCTCCCGCCGGTCCAGGCGACCTCCGAGCCGCGCCGCCGCGGCTCGCGCCGCGTCTCCAGCCCGGGCACCGCCATCGACGGTGCCGAGGGCGCCGCGTCCGTCGGCGCCGCCACCCACGTCAACTCCGGCGAGACCGGTGTCGAGTCGCTGATCCCCGATGTGGACGCGCTCCTCGACTCCGCCCTCGCCTCGCGCGAGCAGGCGCAGCGTGGCGAGCAGAACCGCAACGACCAGAACCGCGGCGACCAGAACCGTGCGGAGCAGGGCGGCGGACGCCGTCGCCGCGGCCGTGGCGGCCAGAACCGCGACGACCAGGGCCGTGACGACCAGGGCGGCGACGAGCAGCCCCGCGACGAGCAGGCCCGCGACGACCAGCAGGCCGAGCGCACCGACCGCGACGACCAGCAGGGCGGCGACGGCCAGGGCGAGCAGCAGCAGGGTCGCGGCCGCCGCAACCGCAACCGCAACAAGACCAACGGCCAGCAGGGCGGCGACCAGCAGGGTCAGCAGAACCAGCAGAACCAGCAGGGCCAGCCGAAGGACCTGCAGGGCGGCGACGAGCAGAAGCAGGCCGGCCAGCAGGGCCAGCAGCAGCGCGGCGGCCAGCAGCAGCAGGCCGAGGGCGACCGGTTCGGCCGTGGCCGCGACCGCAACCGCAAGCGCCGCGGCGGCCAGGGCGGCGACGAGTTCGAGCCGGAGCTGTCGGACGACGACGTGCTGATCCCCGTCGCCGGCATCCTCGACGTGCTCGACAACTACGCGTTCGTCCGCACCACCGGTTACCTGCCGGGCGCCAGCGACGTCTACGTCTCGCTCGGCCAGGTGAAGAAGTACAGCCTCCGCAAGGGCGACGCCGTCGTCGGCGCCATCCGCCAGCCGCGCGACAACGAGAACAACAGCCGCCAGAAGTACAACGCGCTGGTGAAGGTCGACAGCATCAACGGCCAGACCGTCGAGGAGGCGGCGGCCCGTGTCGAGTTCGGCAAGCTGACGCCGCTGTACCCGCAGGAGCGCCTCCGCCTCGAGACCGAGCCCGGCAAGGTGACGCAGCGCATCATCGACCTCGTCGCCCCGATCGGCAAGGGCCAGCGCGGCCTCATCGTCGCGCCGCCGAAGGCCGGCAAGACGATCGTGATGCAGCAGATCGCCAACGCGATCACGACCAACAACCCCGAGGTGCACCTCATGGTCGTCCTGGTGGACGAGCGCCCGGAAGAGGTCACCGACATGCAGCGCACGGTGAAGGGCGAGGTCATCGCCTCCACCTTCGACCGTCCCGCCGAGGACCACACGACCGTCGCCGAGCTCGCCATCGAGCGCGCCAAGCGCCTGGTCGAGCTGGGCCACGACGTGGTCGTGCTGCTCGACTCCATCACCCGCCTGGGCCGCGCGTACAACCTCACGGCTCCGGCCTCCGGTCGCATCCTCTCGGGCGGCGTGGATGCGTCGGCGCTGTACCCGCCGAAGCGCTTCTTCGGCGCCGCGCGCAACATCGAGCACGGCGGCTCGCTCACCATCCTCGCGTCGGCGCTCGTCGAGACCGGCTCGAAGATGGACGAGGTGATCTTCGAGGAGTTCAAGGGCACCGGCAACATGGAGCTGCGCCTCTCGCGTCAGCTCGCCGACAAGCGCATCTTCCCTGCCGTCGACGTCAACGCCTCCGGCACCCGCCGCGAGGAGATGCTGATGGGCCAGGACGAGGTCAAGATCACCTGGAAGCTGCGTCGCGCCCTCGCCGGCCTCGACCAGCAGCAGGCGCTCGAGATCGTTCTCGGCCGCCTCAAGGAGACCTCGAGCAACGTCGAGTTCCTCATGCAGGTGCAGAAGTCGATGCCGCAGCCGGCCAACGGCCACGGCAACGGCCACTCGCACGGCCACGAGAACGACCACCGCTAGCTGACAGAGTGCCCGTCCGGGAGCGCCGCGTGCGCGCCCGGGCGGGCGCTTCGTCGTTTCCGGACCCGCCTCCCACGAAAGAAGCCCCATGTTCGAATCGGTGAACGGCCTCATCGCCGAGCACGACGACCTCCAGCAGCAGCTCTCGGACCCCGACCTGCACAGCGACCCGGTCCGCTCCAAGAAGGTGAACCGCCGCTACGCCGAGCTGTCGCGCATCGTGGCCTCCTACAACGAGTGGAAGCAGCTCACCGACGACCTGGCGGCCGCCCGCGAGCTCGCCGCCGAGGACGCCGCGTTCGCCGACGAGATCCCGGGCCTCGAGGAGTCGCTGCAGGAGTCGCAGGAGCGGCTGCGGCGGCTGCTGATTCCGCGCGACCCCAACGACAGCCGTGACGTGATCATGGAGATCAAGATGGGGGAGGGCGGCGCCGAGTCGGCGCTGTTCGCCGGCGACCTGCTGCGGATGTACCTCCACTACGCCGACTCCAAGCGCTGGAAGGCCGAGATCATCGAGCAGACCTCCAGCGACCTCGGCGGCATCAAGGACGTGCAGGTCGCCTTCAAGGGCACCTCCAGCGACCCCGCGGAGGGCGTCTGGGCGCACCTCAAGTACGAGGGCGGCGTTCACCGCGTGCAGCGTGTGCCGGCCACCGAGTCGCAGGGCCGCATCCACACCTCCGCCGCCGGCGTGCTCGTCTTCCCCGAGGTGGACGAGCCGGAGGAGGTCGATATCAACCAGAACGACCTCAAGATCGACGTGTTCCGCTCCTCGGGCCCCGGCGGCCAGTCGGTCAACACGACCGACTCGGCGGTGCGCATCACCCACGTCCCGACCGGCATCGTCGTCTCGATGCAGAACGAGAAGAGCCAGCTGCAGAACCGCGAGGCCGCCATGCGCGTGCTCCGCGCCCGCCTGCTCGCGAAGCAGCAGGAGGAGGCCGACGCGGAGGCCGCCGAGTTCCGCAAGGGCCAGATCCGCACCATGGACCGCTCGGAGCGCATCCGCACCTACAACTTCCCGGAGAACCGCATCGCGGATCACCGCACCGGTTACAAGGCGTACAATCTCGACGCGGTCATGAACGGCGCCCTCGACCCCGTCATCGAGAGCAACATCCTCGCCGACGAGGAGTCCCGCCTCGCGGCCCTCGCCGACGACTGACTCACGCCAGAGGCTCTTGCGGATTCAGCTGATCGGAAGAACGACCTCGACTATTCCCACACGGTGACGTTTAGCTTCACGGTCGCCTCGGTGTAGGCGGCCACCTGAATGGAGGCGAATCGACCCGACGCAAGACGCAAGCATGAGTTGGCTGCAGTAAGCAGGTGCGGCTCGAGAGAGTCGGCGGAGGCGTACGGCGTTGATCGCGAGCACGC
The sequence above is a segment of the Leifsonia williamsii genome. Coding sequences within it:
- the prfA gene encoding peptide chain release factor 1; its protein translation is MFESVNGLIAEHDDLQQQLSDPDLHSDPVRSKKVNRRYAELSRIVASYNEWKQLTDDLAAARELAAEDAAFADEIPGLEESLQESQERLRRLLIPRDPNDSRDVIMEIKMGEGGAESALFAGDLLRMYLHYADSKRWKAEIIEQTSSDLGGIKDVQVAFKGTSSDPAEGVWAHLKYEGGVHRVQRVPATESQGRIHTSAAGVLVFPEVDEPEEVDINQNDLKIDVFRSSGPGGQSVNTTDSAVRITHVPTGIVVSMQNEKSQLQNREAAMRVLRARLLAKQQEEADAEAAEFRKGQIRTMDRSERIRTYNFPENRIADHRTGYKAYNLDAVMNGALDPVIESNILADEESRLAALADD
- the rho gene encoding transcription termination factor Rho, yielding MTDVELHAGGVDTSDLTSLKVAELQALAAEFGIPGATRLRKGELVEAVAAARAAANGDAAPADVAPAAPAAAIETATAEPVVEAAPAASQVLIEPLIAEPAAEAEPTVGEPVLPPVQATSEPRRRGSRRVSSPGTAIDGAEGAASVGAATHVNSGETGVESLIPDVDALLDSALASREQAQRGEQNRNDQNRGDQNRAEQGGGRRRRGRGGQNRDDQGRDDQGGDEQPRDEQARDDQQAERTDRDDQQGGDGQGEQQQGRGRRNRNRNKTNGQQGGDQQGQQNQQNQQGQPKDLQGGDEQKQAGQQGQQQRGGQQQQAEGDRFGRGRDRNRKRRGGQGGDEFEPELSDDDVLIPVAGILDVLDNYAFVRTTGYLPGASDVYVSLGQVKKYSLRKGDAVVGAIRQPRDNENNSRQKYNALVKVDSINGQTVEEAAARVEFGKLTPLYPQERLRLETEPGKVTQRIIDLVAPIGKGQRGLIVAPPKAGKTIVMQQIANAITTNNPEVHLMVVLVDERPEEVTDMQRTVKGEVIASTFDRPAEDHTTVAELAIERAKRLVELGHDVVVLLDSITRLGRAYNLTAPASGRILSGGVDASALYPPKRFFGAARNIEHGGSLTILASALVETGSKMDEVIFEEFKGTGNMELRLSRQLADKRIFPAVDVNASGTRREEMLMGQDEVKITWKLRRALAGLDQQQALEIVLGRLKETSSNVEFLMQVQKSMPQPANGHGNGHSHGHENDHR
- the thrB gene encoding homoserine kinase, which translates into the protein MTRAGELLGRSVTVKVPATSANLGPGFDTLGLALALYDELTVTVREQPGATVEVVGVGAGEVPTDESNLVVRAIAHTFESVGVPLPGLDLVARNNIPHGRGMGSSGAAIVSGIMAAKGLLEGVVDIDAQGLLALANDMEGHPDNVAPALFGGLTIAWVTPDGPRFKKLMVHRGVSPLVLVPEHVMSTALARSLQPQSVPHEDAVFNVSRSALLVAALIQSPELLHAATEDKLHQSYRASAMPETDRLITLLREQGFAAVVSGAGPSILVLGSDPGQRLAAAELVARNAQTAWQPLHLAVDFKGATVVPAAVVAADTPAGERP
- the thrC gene encoding threonine synthase; translation: MPQSPKPNSRQWRGVLREYSDRLNISDATPIVTLGEGGTPLIPAPALSARTGADVHVKFEGMNPTGSFKDRGMTMAISKGVEHGAKAVICASTGNTSASAAAYATHAGIQAVVLVPEGKIAMGKLSQAIAHNAQLLQVQGNFDDCLDIARDLATNYPVHLVNSVNPDRIEGQKTAAFEVVEVLGDAPDIHIVPVGNAGNYTAYHRGYTEDLKAGNSTKLPRMFGFQAAGSAPIVLGHAVKDPDTIATAIRIGNPASWELALNARDDSDGWFGAIDDAKILEAHRILSAEVGIFVEPASAISVAGLLERAEAGAIPAGARVVLTVTGHGLKDPQWALRTADGSDVQPTVVPVDTPAIADLLGLRANAEATA